From one uncultured Paludibacter sp. genomic stretch:
- a CDS encoding conserved hypothetical protein (Evidence 4 : Unknown function but conserved in other organisms), which translates to MSEINFTFGIKSIDILEFSYVHPKNTFPENASFRFETNIEQKVNLEKANIYVISTFHIHCESTGEKLGNAVVSCVYGIENIKQFINENNVFELPEQIVVLFNSISISTCRGVLFTLFRGTPLHSVVLPVIXPKEFTKQKPL; encoded by the coding sequence ATGTCTGAAATTAACTTTACTTTTGGTATAAAGAGTATTGATATTTTGGAGTTTTCTTACGTTCATCCTAAAAATACTTTCCCTGAAAACGCCTCTTTTCGTTTTGAGACCAATATAGAACAAAAGGTAAATTTGGAAAAGGCAAATATTTATGTAATTTCNACATTCCATATTCATTGCGAAAGCACGGGTGAAAAATTGGGAAATGCCGTTGTTAGCTGTGTGTATGGAATAGAAAATATCAAACAATTTATTAACGAGAACAATGTTTTTGAGTTGCCTGAACAGATTGTGGTTCTGTTTAACTCCATCTCTATTTCCACCTGCCGAGGCGTATTGTTTACATTATTCAGAGGAACGCCGTTGCATTCGGTNGTACTTCCGGTTATTNACCCAAAGGAATTTACAAAACAAAAACCGTTATAG
- a CDS encoding hypothetical protein (Evidence 5 : Unknown function), whose amino-acid sequence MATSQNPLTGRMSGTVGNFVATTYRGQNVIRSKAFNPKDANSEAQQKHRSIFKLMSDEYTSLASIISFGFPNRPKNQSPYNAFMAANLPVAVDKSGETPVIDYSKMVLSKGSLPRVNVVSVETGETGITVNYQPRSAYPEASPDDVVTAVVKSTEGMLYSVSKPRGELETDSILLPLLNATTDNVIYIYLMVVSADKQKASQTSYVVM is encoded by the coding sequence ATGGCAACAAGCCAGAATCCCTTAACGGGAAGGATGTCCGGTACGGTGGGCAACTTTGTCGCTACTACGTACAGAGGACAAAATGTAATCCGCTCCAAAGCGTTCAATCCGAAAGATGCGAACAGCGAAGCCCAACAAAAGCACCGGAGCATATTTAAGTTAATGAGTGATGAATATACGTCGCTCGCGTCAATAATCAGTTTCGGTTTTCCAAACCGTCCTAAAAATCAGTCGCCTTACAACGCGTTTATGGCAGCCAATTTGCCTGTCGCGGTGGATAAATCGGGAGAAACTCCCGTAATTGACTATTCCAAAATGGTACTGTCGAAAGGATCGTTGCCGAGAGTCAATGTGGTTTCGGTAGAAACAGGTGAAACGGGAATAACGGTGAATTATCAGCCCCGTTCGGCTTATCCGGAAGCTTCACCCGACGATGTGGTAACGGCTGTGGTAAAATCCACCGAAGGAATGTTGTATTCCGTCTCCAAACCGAGAGGGGAGTTGGAAACCGATTCTATTTTGCTACCTCTGCTAAATGCTACAACGGATAATGTAATTTATATTTACCTGATGGTAGTTTCGGCAGACAAGCAAAAAGCTTCGCAAACAAGTTATGTAGTTATGTAG
- a CDS encoding Amino acid/peptide transporter (Peptide:H+ symporter), with protein MLKEHPRGLFVAFFTNMGERFGFYTMMAILVLFLQVKYGLSVKAAGDYYXWFYFAIYAMALIGGMMADWTKKYKTVILYGQIIMFIGYIMMAVPSMSLAGSFAALXVISLGNGLFKGNLQAVVGQLYDDEKYAKYRDSAFMIFYMGINVGAFFAPFVATEVRDWWLTKNGFLHDGSLPALAHQYLNGTLKDTAQFQELANKAVLHGTPITDLSAFAHQYLDVFSRGYNWAFAIAAVAMIASLLVYVIFNKLLPSKSVSKAVEKQTNTINNAESSKMGRSLVISLLLMGVTAILIQLIPGLEQSSKXGLGMAIGLFVAFVSYIFQIATKDEQPRVIALILVFLVVIFFWMSFHQNGLTLTVFARDYTVKEVSAFTFLFFNLKSILCVIATIVGLFLLFRSKSTLRYRVIGGALTIIFGLIAYYLVTYQYSATNPIAPEIFQSFNPLFIVALTPAVMGLFSFLNSKGLEPSTPRKIGIGMIVAALGFVVVLVASLNLISPRLLGGAAVPDEMRVSPYWLISSYLILTIAELFLSPMGXSFVSKVAPARFQGLMQGGWLLATAVGNKLLFVGSLLWDRVDLYVLWGVFMICCFVSAIFIFSMMKRLEKATKTE; from the coding sequence ATGTTAAAAGAACATCCTAGAGGACTATTCGTTGCCTTTTTTACCAACATGGGCGAACGATTTGGTTTCTATACTATGATGGCAATCCTTGTACTTTTTCTCCAAGTAAAATACGGATTGTCTGTGAAAGCAGCCGGTGATTATTACAGNTGGTTTTATTTCGCTATTTATGCTATGGCGTTAATTGGCGGAATGATGGCAGACTGGACTAAAAAATACAAAACNGTCATCTTGTATGGGCAAATTATTATGTTCATCGGTTACATAATGATGGCAGTTCCTTCAATGTCTTTGGCAGGTTCATTTGCAGCGTTATTNGTTATTTCGCTTGGAAACGGATTATTTAAGGGAAACTTGCAAGCTGTTGTAGGTCAGCTTTACGACGATGAAAAATACGCCAAATACCGCGATTCCGCTTTTATGATTTTTTATATGGGGATTAACGTGGGAGCATTTTTCGCCCCTTTTGTGGCTACGGAAGTAAGAGATTGGTGGTTAACTAAAAATGGATTCTTGCACGATGGNAGCTTACCCGCTTTAGCTCATCAATACCTTAACGGAACATTAAAAGACACTGCTCAATTCCAAGAGTTGGCTAACAAAGCGGTTTTACATGGAACTCCAATAACCGATTTAAGCGCTTTTGCTCATCAATATTTAGATGTTTTTTCAAGAGGATATAACTGGGCATTTGCCATTGCCGCAGTGGCTATGATTGCTTCTTTACTGGTATATGTGATATTCAATAAATTGTTACCAAGCAAATCGGTTTCAAAAGCAGTTGAAAAACAAACCAACACTATCAACAACGCTGAAAGCTCTAAAATGGGAAGAAGTTTGGTTATTTCTTTACTTTTAATGGGGGTAACCGCCATATTAATTCAATTAATACCGGGATTGGAACAATCTTCAAAANTAGGACTGGGTATGGCTATTGGATTATTTGTAGCGTTTGTCTCTTACATTTTCCAAATAGCAACCAAAGACGAACAACCAAGAGTAATTGCGCTAATACTTGTTTTTCTCGTTGTTATTTTCTTCTGGATGTCGTTCCATCAAAACGGACTAACTTTAACTGTATTTGCCCGTGACTACACCGTAAAAGAAGTGAGTGCATTCACATTCCTTTTCTTTAATTTAAAATCAATACTTTGTGTTATTGCAACCATTGTAGGTTTGTTTTTATTATTCAGAAGCAAGTCCACGCTCCGTTACAGGGTAATAGGCGGTGCGTTAACTATCATTTTCGGTTTAATCGCTTATTATTTGGTTACTTATCAATATTCGGCAACAAATCCTATTGCTCCCGAAATTTTCCAATCATTCAATCCGTTATTTATAGTGGCTTTAACTCCCGCGGTAATGGGATTATTTAGTTTCCTGAACTCAAAAGGATTAGAACCGTCTACNCCAAGAAAAATCGGAATTGGAATGATTGTCGCAGCTTTGGGATTTGTGGTAGTGTTGGTGGCATCTTTAAATTTAATTTCCCCGCGTTTGTTAGGAGGTGCAGCAGTGCCGGATGAAATGCGAGTTTCACCTTATTGGTTAATAAGCAGTTATTTAATTCTTACGATTGCAGAATTATTTTTAAGTCCGATGGGANTNTCCTTTGTNTCGAAAGTGGCTCCCGCCCGCTTCCAGGGATTAATGCAAGGAGGTTGGTTATTAGCTACGGCAGTTGGAAATAAACTGTTGTTTGTAGGAAGTTTGCTTTGGGACAGAGTAGATTTATACGTGCTTTGGGGTGTATTTATGATTTGCTGTTTCGTATCAGCTATATTTATCTTCTCAATGATGAAACGCTTGGAAAAAGCAACGAAAACGGAATAA
- a CDS encoding conserved exported hypothetical protein (Evidence 4 : Unknown function but conserved in other organisms), which produces MKKILHISLFLFLFGVVHLSAQNKQLTNIPTFYIKTVNNVPVNSKEIYVPGTIEVVSSNASDVFTDSLEIRGRGNSTWTFPKKPYRIKLKSKRNLLSLPAKAKNWVLLANYCDKTLIRNALAFEIGKIVELEYTPPVSFADVYLNGTFLGNYMITDQIEVGGNRVPVEKQDATDTTEPAITGGYLIELDGFAYTEPVWFTTTKGVNVSVKYPDDDEINTQQLSYIKKYIQNFENVLFSTNFKDATSGYXAYADSASLVNWYIASELTGNSDSFWSTYIYKKRDNPKLFFGPMWDYDIAFNNDYRLGDATLKLMREYAHEPKAWIKRLWEDNWFQNAVRIRWKQLIDNGLETKLLNYITQVQIELQQSQQKNFEKWNILNTVVYREVYVFPTYDQGVDYLRTYLQKRIAFLNNGFVSDGSVPVYPPFSPEPNSYYQIINKNSGNAVDVVGQSNLENAPLMLWAPLDDRETQFWRFVGDENGNYQIINKASEKAIKCKGTLGDTLILGTPTIDASFKWEILPTNIQDYYGIINTNSGYGFNNKGGSLNNGTPLIEWNSDIYTSTNAKFTFKKITTPVFNTTADVKLLKTYYDKKYQSLHILFDVGVYDRFVLNVYSVNGCLVKSIKSFNSSNAVNVQDLTQGVYIVNLQSDKDVYVSKFIKQ; this is translated from the coding sequence ATGAAAAAAATATTACACATTTCTTTGTTTTTGTTTTTATTTGGAGTAGTGCATTTAAGCGCCCAAAATAAACAATTAACCAATATCCCTACTTTCTACATTAAAACTGTAAACAATGTTCCGGTTAATAGTAAGGAAATTTATGTGCCCGGCACCATTGAGGTTGTGAGCAGTAACGCTTCGGATGTATTTACAGATTCGTTGGAAATACGCGGACGTGGAAATTCAACTTGGACTTTTCCTAAAAAACCTTATCGAATAAAACTTAAAAGCAAAAGAAACTTATTATCGCTTCCTGCAAAAGCAAAAAACTGGGTATTATTAGCCAATTACTGTGATAAGACATTAATACGGAATGCTCTTGCTTTTGAAATAGGAAAAATCGTTGAACTAGAATACACTCCTCCGGTGAGCTTTGCGGATGTTTATTTAAATGGAACTTTTTTAGGAAATTATATGATTACGGATCAGATAGAGGTGGGAGGAAATAGAGTACCGGTTGAAAAACAAGATGCTACAGATACTACAGAACCTGCAATAACAGGCGGTTACCTCATAGAGTTAGACGGATTTGCTTATACCGAACCCGTATGGTTTACCACTACCAAAGGGGTCAATGTGTCAGTAAAATATCCTGATGACGATGAAATAAACACACAACAGCTTTCTTATATAAAAAAATATATTCAAAATTTTGAAAATGTATTGTTTTCTACCAATTTCAAAGATGCAACTTCAGGTTACANAGCGTACGCAGATAGCGCTTCATTAGTAAATTGGTATATCGCTTCGGAACTTACCGGTAATTCCGACTCGTTTTGGAGTACTTATATTTACAAAAAAAGAGATAATCCTAAACTGTTTTTCGGACCAATGTGGGATTATGATATTGCTTTTAATAACGATTATCGCCTAGGAGATGCAACCCTGAAATTGATGCGCGAATATGCGCACGAACCTAAAGCATGGATAAAACGACTGTGGGAAGATAATTGGTTTCAAAATGCGGTAAGAATACGATGGAAACAATTGATAGACAATGGATTGGAAACAAAACTGTTGAATTATATTACGCAAGTTCAAATAGAGCTCCAGCAATCACAACAAAAGAATTTTGAAAAATGGAATATTCTTAATACGGTGGTTTATAGAGAAGTTTATGTGTTTCCAACGTATGATCAAGGCGTCGATTATTTAAGGACATATCTTCAAAAAAGAATAGCTTTTCTAAATAATGGTTTTGTTTCGGATGGTTCTGTTCCGGTATATCCGCCATTCAGTCCCGAACCTAATTCATATTATCAGATTATTAATAAAAATTCGGGAAATGCTGTAGATGTTGTAGGACAATCTAATTTGGAGAATGCTCCATTGATGCTTTGGGCGCCGTTAGATGATAGAGAAACACAGTTTTGGCGATTTGTTGGTGATGAAAACGGAAATTACCAAATTATAAATAAAGCTTCGGAAAAAGCAATTAAATGTAAAGGAACATTGGGAGATACGCTTATTTTAGGCACACCTACCATAGACGCTTCATTTAAATGGGAAATTTTGCCTACCAACATTCAAGATTACTATGGAATAATTAATACAAACTCTGGATACGGCTTTAATAATAAGGGAGGAAGTTTGAATAATGGAACTCCACTCATTGAATGGAACAGTGATATTTATACAAGCACGAATGCAAAATTCACTTTCAAAAAGATAACAACACCGGTATTTAATACTACTGCGGATGTAAAACTATTGAAAACGTATTATGATAAAAAATATCAGTCGCTTCACATCTTGTTTGATGTTGGCGTTTATGACCGGTTTGTTTTGAATGTTTATTCGGTAAATGGTTGTCTTGTTAAGAGCATAAAGTCATTTAATTCTTCAAATGCCGTGAATGTGCAAGATTTAACACAAGGTGTTTATATTGTGAATCTTCAATCGGATAAAGATGTTTACGTATCGAAATTTATTAAACAATAG